The following proteins are encoded in a genomic region of Galbibacter sp. BG1:
- a CDS encoding GMC oxidoreductase: MSTFYYNSPEEEYDAIVVGTGVSGGWAAKELCENGLKTLVLERGRMVKHIEDYPTANLDPWDMPNGGAASREVKERKYKQARTGYTVRGDSQHFFVDDIKHPYNEDRRFDWMRGYHVGGRSLMWGRQSYRMGDVDFEANLKDGIAVDWPVRYAELKPWYDKVEQYIGVSGVNLGLPHLPDGNFLPPMDLNCVEDHFKNSIEGKFNDRVITIGRVAHITQGTKEGAGRSACQYRNRCIRGCPFGAYFSSNSSTLPAAEATGNMTLRPFSIVHEVMYDENTGKATGVRVIDAETKETFEYKAKVIFLCASAVASASILLQSKSNRFPDGMGNDSGELGRNLMDHHFRVGASGKFDGFHDKYYKGRRPNGVYIPRFRNLGGDTDQKDFIRGYGYQGGASRGDWSESIKELSYGKDLKKAIMEPGGWTMGMTAFGETLPDHNNKMYLDYDKKDEWGLPTVTFDADFGENEMAMRKDMKDQAAEMLEAAGFKDISTYDSIGGMGLGIHEMGTARMGRDPKTSVLNKHNQLHAVPNVYVTDGAFMTSSACQNPSLSYMAFTARAANHAAEELKKMNL; this comes from the coding sequence ATGAGTACATTTTACTACAATTCCCCCGAAGAGGAATACGATGCCATTGTTGTTGGTACCGGTGTTTCAGGAGGTTGGGCAGCGAAAGAACTGTGTGAAAACGGTCTAAAAACCTTGGTTTTAGAAAGAGGCCGAATGGTTAAGCACATTGAAGACTACCCGACTGCGAACCTCGATCCTTGGGACATGCCTAATGGAGGTGCTGCATCCCGGGAAGTCAAAGAAAGAAAATACAAACAAGCGAGAACAGGATATACGGTTCGCGGTGATAGTCAGCATTTCTTTGTTGATGATATAAAACACCCTTATAATGAAGATCGCCGTTTCGATTGGATGCGTGGATACCATGTAGGTGGTCGTTCTTTAATGTGGGGTCGGCAAAGTTACCGAATGGGTGATGTGGATTTTGAAGCAAACCTAAAGGACGGAATAGCTGTAGATTGGCCGGTAAGATATGCCGAATTAAAGCCTTGGTACGATAAAGTTGAACAATATATAGGAGTAAGTGGTGTAAATTTAGGATTGCCACATTTACCAGATGGTAATTTTTTACCTCCAATGGATCTAAACTGTGTAGAAGATCACTTTAAAAACTCAATTGAAGGAAAATTTAATGATCGTGTAATTACGATTGGACGTGTAGCGCACATTACCCAAGGAACCAAAGAAGGTGCAGGGAGAAGTGCTTGTCAATACAGAAACCGTTGCATTAGAGGTTGTCCTTTTGGCGCCTATTTTAGCAGTAACTCTTCTACATTGCCAGCGGCAGAAGCAACCGGTAACATGACCCTTAGGCCATTTTCCATTGTTCACGAAGTGATGTACGATGAAAATACTGGTAAAGCAACTGGTGTGCGCGTTATCGATGCTGAAACTAAGGAGACTTTTGAATACAAAGCGAAAGTAATTTTCCTTTGTGCTTCTGCAGTGGCATCGGCATCAATTCTACTACAATCTAAATCTAATAGATTCCCTGACGGAATGGGTAACGATAGTGGAGAATTGGGAAGAAACTTAATGGATCATCACTTTAGAGTTGGTGCAAGTGGAAAGTTTGATGGATTCCACGATAAATATTACAAAGGAAGACGACCCAATGGGGTTTACATACCGAGGTTTAGAAACTTAGGTGGAGATACCGATCAGAAAGATTTTATCCGTGGTTACGGTTATCAAGGTGGAGCAAGTAGAGGCGATTGGTCAGAATCCATTAAAGAGCTTTCCTATGGTAAAGATCTTAAAAAAGCGATTATGGAACCTGGTGGATGGACCATGGGGATGACTGCCTTTGGAGAGACCCTTCCAGACCATAACAATAAAATGTATTTAGATTACGATAAGAAAGATGAGTGGGGATTACCTACCGTAACTTTCGATGCCGATTTCGGTGAAAACGAAATGGCCATGCGTAAAGATATGAAAGATCAGGCTGCAGAAATGCTAGAGGCAGCTGGATTTAAAGATATTTCTACCTACGATAGTATTGGTGGTATGGGGCTAGGAATTCATGAAATGGGTACCGCTAGAATGGGGAGAGACCCAAAAACATCGGTGCTTAACAAGCATAATCAATTGCATGCAGTGCCTAATGTGTATGTTACCGATGGAGCGTTTATGACTTCTTCTGCTTGTCAGAACCCATCATTATCTTACATGGCATTTACTGCTAGGGCTGCAAACCATGCTGCAGAAGAACTTAAAAAAATGAATCTGTAA
- a CDS encoding sugar phosphate isomerase/epimerase family protein produces MKRRIFLKNTGQAGLALSFLGMYACKNNHSKKNNSPTEEVSFEPFFKFSLAQWSMHKMILEQGENPMNFAEKAKSWGFTGLEYVSQLYNKEIEKRGNDNNAIISLAEDLKKKSDEHQMHNQIMMVDLPGEDNLLATPNEEMRTKAIENHKIWVDATSVLGCHSMRINLFGSMEKEEWKEASIASLTVLTAYAEEKRVNIIVENHGYLSSNAALLAEVIETVNKSNCGTLPDFGNFCLRREGDALWDAPCIEEYDMYKGVKELMPYAKGVSAKSYNFNKEGKETKIDYYKMMQIVKDAGFTGYVGVEYEGEAISEEKGILATKALLLDVAKKLDNPSAT; encoded by the coding sequence ATGAAGAGAAGAATCTTTCTGAAAAATACCGGACAAGCGGGTTTAGCCCTTTCTTTTCTAGGTATGTATGCCTGCAAGAATAACCATTCTAAAAAAAACAATTCCCCCACTGAAGAAGTTTCTTTCGAGCCATTTTTTAAATTTTCGCTTGCCCAATGGTCTATGCACAAAATGATCTTGGAGCAAGGGGAAAACCCAATGAATTTTGCGGAAAAGGCGAAATCTTGGGGATTTACAGGCCTAGAATACGTGAGTCAACTATATAACAAGGAAATAGAAAAACGTGGTAATGATAACAATGCCATTATTTCTTTGGCCGAAGACTTGAAAAAGAAAAGTGACGAACACCAAATGCATAACCAAATTATGATGGTAGATCTTCCTGGGGAAGATAATCTTTTAGCCACCCCAAACGAAGAAATGCGTACAAAAGCTATAGAAAACCATAAGATTTGGGTAGACGCTACTTCGGTGCTCGGTTGCCACTCCATGAGAATTAATCTTTTTGGAAGCATGGAGAAAGAAGAGTGGAAAGAAGCTAGTATTGCTTCCCTTACTGTTTTAACGGCATACGCCGAGGAGAAAAGAGTGAATATTATTGTTGAAAACCACGGATACCTATCTTCGAATGCTGCGCTGTTAGCAGAAGTAATAGAAACTGTGAACAAGTCTAATTGTGGAACGCTACCAGACTTTGGTAATTTTTGCTTGCGACGGGAAGGCGATGCACTTTGGGACGCACCCTGCATAGAAGAATACGATATGTATAAAGGTGTAAAAGAATTAATGCCTTATGCCAAAGGAGTAAGCGCAAAATCCTATAATTTTAATAAAGAAGGCAAAGAAACCAAAATAGACTACTATAAAATGATGCAGATTGTAAAAGACGCCGGCTTCACCGGTTACGTAGGCGTTGAATACGAAGGAGAGGCCATTTCTGAAGAAAAAGGGATTTTGGCAACCAAAGCACTTCTGCTTGATGTTGCTAAAAAACTAGATAATCCTTCGGCTACATAA
- a CDS encoding nucleoside permease: MNKKIQFQLSLMMFLEFFIWGGWFVTLGTFLSNNLGASGSQSAMAFSTQSWGAIVAPFIIGLIADRYFNAERILGVLHLIGAVLMYFMYQSADFGTFYPFVLGYMIAYMPTLALVNSISFNQMTDPGKQFSFVRVFGTIGWIVAGGVISFLAWDSTQNIAQGMLKNTFLMVSVASAVLGLFSFTLPKTPPKVDKNEKASISEILGLDALNLLKNKNFLLFFIASVLICIPLAFYYQNASPFLTEIGVENSTFKMSFGQMSEVLFMLLLPFFFKKFGFKKTILAGMLAWTIRYLLFAYGNAGELVFMLIIGIALHGICYDFFFVSGQIYTDSKAGPKYKSAAQGLITLATYGVGMLIGFEIAGMISDKFLIAEGSHDWYSIWIYPAGFALAVAVLFAIFFKDEKVAYKEQ, translated from the coding sequence ATGAACAAAAAAATTCAATTTCAACTTTCCTTAATGATGTTCTTGGAATTCTTCATTTGGGGCGGTTGGTTTGTTACGCTGGGCACATTTTTAAGCAACAACTTAGGGGCTTCGGGCTCTCAATCTGCCATGGCATTTTCTACACAATCTTGGGGGGCTATCGTAGCTCCTTTTATAATAGGTCTCATCGCCGATCGTTATTTTAATGCGGAAAGAATTCTTGGTGTACTCCATTTAATAGGGGCCGTTTTAATGTACTTTATGTACCAAAGTGCCGATTTTGGTACTTTTTATCCATTTGTTTTGGGGTATATGATTGCTTATATGCCAACTTTGGCTTTGGTAAATTCTATCTCCTTTAACCAAATGACGGATCCTGGAAAACAATTTTCCTTTGTTCGTGTTTTTGGAACTATAGGATGGATTGTAGCTGGCGGGGTAATAAGCTTCTTAGCTTGGGATTCTACCCAGAATATTGCTCAAGGAATGCTTAAAAATACATTCTTAATGGTTTCTGTGGCTTCAGCAGTATTAGGATTATTTAGTTTCACACTTCCCAAGACACCACCAAAAGTGGATAAAAATGAAAAAGCAAGTATTTCCGAAATTTTAGGCTTGGATGCTCTAAACCTTTTAAAGAACAAGAACTTCCTGTTATTCTTTATTGCATCTGTATTAATTTGTATTCCATTGGCATTCTATTACCAAAATGCAAGTCCTTTTTTAACAGAAATTGGAGTCGAGAATTCTACTTTTAAGATGTCTTTTGGGCAAATGTCTGAGGTTCTCTTTATGCTTCTGCTACCCTTTTTCTTTAAGAAATTTGGATTTAAAAAAACCATTTTAGCAGGGATGCTTGCATGGACTATCCGTTATTTGCTTTTTGCTTACGGAAACGCCGGGGAATTAGTGTTTATGCTTATTATTGGTATTGCTTTACACGGTATTTGCTACGACTTCTTCTTTGTCTCCGGACAGATTTATACCGATTCTAAAGCGGGACCAAAATATAAGAGTGCAGCTCAAGGTTTAATTACTTTAGCCACGTACGGGGTAGGAATGCTCATAGGTTTTGAAATAGCCGGAATGATTTCTGATAAATTTTTAATTGCTGAAGGAAGTCACGATTGGTATAGCATTTGGATCTATCCAGCTGGATTTGCCCTAGCAGTAGCCGTATTATTCGCTATTTTCTTTAAAGATGAAAAAGTAGCTTACAAAGAACAATAA
- a CDS encoding Gfo/Idh/MocA family protein, which yields MSKKIRLGILGGGGDSLIGVLHRIASSMYDSYQLVGGVFNPNYDENIGFAEQIGIPIDRIYKDFDAMIEGELKLPEEERMQVVSILTPNFLHFPMAKKLLESGFNVICEKPMTTTLEEAEILQQTLEKANKVFAVTYTYTGYPMVRQMKEMIASGVIGKIQKIDVQYYQGWINPIIHDKQKRNTIWRLDPEKSGISCCVGDIGTHGFDMIEYVTGMEVKTILADLNYLYSDNKMDIDGTILLRLAENVKGVLRTSQIATGEENNFAVNIYGDKGGLKWEQENPNYLYHLTDEEPMRVLKSGHGYNSEFSLDGTKLPPGHPEGIFDSMGNIYKGVAKAIRKEKYHPGEFPTMRDGVRGMNFIERAVESHQKGNVWIDV from the coding sequence ATGAGTAAAAAAATAAGATTAGGAATTTTAGGTGGGGGCGGAGACTCTCTTATAGGGGTTTTACACCGTATCGCCTCTTCCATGTACGACAGTTATCAACTCGTAGGTGGGGTATTCAATCCAAATTACGATGAAAACATCGGCTTCGCTGAGCAAATTGGCATTCCAATCGATCGCATCTACAAGGATTTTGATGCTATGATTGAAGGAGAGTTAAAGCTTCCAGAAGAAGAACGTATGCAAGTGGTTTCCATACTTACCCCTAACTTTCTTCATTTTCCAATGGCCAAAAAATTATTGGAATCTGGTTTCAATGTCATCTGCGAAAAACCGATGACAACCACTTTGGAAGAAGCAGAAATCCTTCAGCAAACATTAGAAAAAGCCAATAAGGTATTTGCGGTTACCTACACGTATACCGGCTATCCTATGGTGCGACAAATGAAAGAGATGATCGCTTCGGGAGTCATTGGTAAAATCCAAAAAATAGACGTTCAATATTATCAGGGGTGGATTAACCCAATTATTCACGATAAGCAAAAAAGAAATACCATTTGGCGTTTAGATCCAGAGAAATCGGGCATTAGTTGTTGTGTTGGGGATATTGGCACCCATGGTTTCGATATGATTGAATATGTTACAGGGATGGAAGTTAAGACGATCTTGGCCGACCTAAATTACCTGTACAGTGATAATAAAATGGATATCGATGGCACCATTCTTCTTCGCCTTGCTGAAAACGTAAAAGGTGTGTTACGCACCAGCCAGATTGCCACAGGCGAAGAAAATAACTTTGCCGTTAATATTTATGGTGACAAAGGCGGATTGAAATGGGAGCAGGAAAACCCAAATTACCTCTACCACCTCACGGATGAAGAACCAATGCGCGTTTTAAAATCTGGACACGGTTATAATAGCGAATTCTCTTTAGACGGCACTAAATTGCCTCCTGGACACCCCGAAGGCATTTTCGATTCTATGGGAAATATCTATAAAGGTGTTGCCAAAGCGATTCGTAAAGAGAAATACCACCCCGGGGAATTCCCTACTATGAGAGACGGGGTTCGCGGCATGAATTTTATAGAGCGAGCGGTAGAATCGCATCAAAAAGGAAATGTTTGGATCGATGTTTAA
- a CDS encoding Gfo/Idh/MocA family protein — protein MRKLRMGMVGGGLDSFMGDVHRKASGLDGMIELVCGAFNSTVEKTKQTGKALFLPEDRCYGSFQEMILKEKELPEGDRMDFVTIVTPNHLHFEPAKMALENGFHVVCDKPMTLTVNEAKILEKLVNETGLLFALTHNYTGNAMVKQAQAMVAKGALGEILKVQVQYLQGWMAEEEEEKEAKIKPWRADPKKSGIGGSLADIGTHAENLVSYITGAEITELAADLGRIGKNRVLDNDGNLLLRMSNGAKGTMSISQMAVGEENALIVKVYGSKGSLEWNQEDSTKLITKWIDKPQQTFTPDGNDIYEEVRAISRIPKGHPEGYLEAFANIYRGFAKHLMSVINNDPIEKPDYPSVAEGVRGVQFIYAAVESDKQNASWVKLDSF, from the coding sequence ATGAGAAAATTAAGAATGGGCATGGTTGGCGGCGGTCTCGATTCGTTCATGGGAGATGTACACAGAAAAGCATCTGGACTGGATGGAATGATCGAGCTAGTTTGTGGCGCTTTCAACAGCACGGTTGAAAAAACCAAACAAACGGGAAAAGCTCTTTTCCTCCCAGAAGATAGATGCTATGGAAGTTTTCAAGAAATGATTTTGAAAGAGAAAGAGCTTCCGGAAGGGGATCGAATGGATTTCGTTACCATCGTTACCCCAAACCATTTACATTTCGAACCTGCAAAAATGGCGCTTGAAAACGGATTTCATGTGGTTTGCGACAAACCGATGACCCTTACGGTAAACGAAGCAAAAATTTTAGAAAAATTGGTTAATGAAACTGGGCTTCTCTTCGCGCTCACCCATAACTACACTGGTAATGCTATGGTGAAACAGGCGCAGGCCATGGTAGCCAAGGGAGCATTAGGAGAAATTCTAAAAGTACAAGTACAATACCTCCAAGGCTGGATGGCCGAAGAAGAGGAAGAGAAAGAAGCTAAAATAAAGCCCTGGCGTGCCGACCCCAAAAAATCTGGTATCGGTGGATCATTAGCAGATATTGGCACCCATGCAGAAAATTTAGTCTCTTACATAACCGGTGCCGAGATTACAGAACTCGCCGCCGACCTTGGTAGAATAGGAAAAAATAGGGTGCTTGATAACGACGGTAATTTATTGCTTAGAATGAGTAATGGAGCAAAGGGCACTATGTCTATCTCGCAAATGGCCGTTGGGGAAGAAAATGCGCTCATTGTTAAAGTTTATGGAAGCAAAGGCAGTTTGGAATGGAACCAAGAGGATTCTACAAAATTGATTACCAAATGGATCGATAAACCACAACAAACTTTTACTCCAGATGGAAACGATATTTATGAAGAAGTAAGAGCAATTTCAAGAATCCCAAAAGGGCATCCGGAAGGATATTTGGAGGCTTTTGCAAATATTTACAGAGGCTTTGCCAAACATTTAATGAGCGTGATAAATAATGACCCAATAGAAAAACCAGATTATCCATCGGTTGCCGAAGGGGTTCGAGGAGTTCAGTTTATTTATGCAGCTGTAGAAAGCGACAAGCAAAATGCAAGCTGGGTGAAATTGGATTCATTTTAG
- a CDS encoding sugar phosphate isomerase/epimerase family protein has protein sequence MKTIKGPAVFLAQFVDNKAPFNTLDGMCKWAADLGYKGIQIPTWESFLIDLDKAAESKTYCDELKGKVNSYGLEITELSTHLQGQLVAVHPAYDIMFDNFAPENLKNNPKGRTEWAVDQVKKAAKASRHLGINAHATFSGALLWHTFHPWPQRPAGLVEMGFEELANRWLPILNEFDEQGVDVCYEVHPGEDIHDGDTFERFLEATGNHKRVNILYDPSHFVLQQLDYIEYIDHYHEFIKSFHVKDSEFNPTGKKGAFGGYNNWGDRAGRYRSLGDGQIDFKKIFSKLTQYGCDVWAVMEWECCIKSPEQGAREGAPFIQKHIIEATERAFDDFAGSDIDENKLKRILNL, from the coding sequence ATGAAAACGATAAAAGGACCAGCCGTATTCTTAGCACAATTCGTAGATAATAAAGCCCCTTTTAACACCTTAGATGGGATGTGTAAATGGGCAGCCGATCTAGGGTATAAAGGAATACAAATACCAACTTGGGAAAGTTTTTTAATAGACCTGGACAAAGCGGCAGAAAGCAAAACCTATTGCGACGAACTAAAGGGAAAAGTCAATAGCTACGGATTGGAAATAACGGAATTGTCCACGCACTTGCAGGGACAGTTGGTAGCCGTTCATCCAGCGTACGATATTATGTTCGATAATTTTGCGCCAGAAAATCTAAAAAACAATCCGAAGGGCAGAACCGAATGGGCGGTAGACCAAGTTAAAAAAGCAGCCAAAGCAAGCAGACATTTAGGCATTAATGCACATGCTACTTTTTCTGGGGCTCTTCTATGGCATACGTTTCACCCATGGCCTCAAAGACCAGCCGGACTAGTGGAAATGGGATTTGAAGAATTAGCGAACCGTTGGCTCCCTATTTTAAATGAATTCGACGAACAAGGCGTAGATGTTTGTTACGAAGTACATCCTGGGGAAGACATTCACGATGGCGACACTTTCGAGCGTTTTTTAGAAGCTACCGGCAATCATAAACGAGTAAACATCCTTTACGACCCTTCCCACTTTGTACTACAACAATTAGATTATATAGAATACATCGATCATTATCATGAATTCATTAAATCTTTTCATGTGAAAGATTCAGAGTTTAATCCAACCGGTAAAAAAGGTGCTTTTGGAGGGTATAACAATTGGGGCGATCGCGCAGGAAGATACCGTTCTCTTGGCGATGGACAAATAGATTTCAAAAAAATATTCTCCAAACTTACCCAATACGGTTGCGATGTTTGGGCGGTAATGGAATGGGAGTGCTGCATTAAAAGTCCTGAGCAAGGAGCCCGGGAAGGTGCCCCATTTATACAAAAGCATATTATTGAAGCTACCGAACGTGCTTTCGATGATTTTGCAGGTTCAGATATTGATGAAAATAAATTGAAAAGAATTTTAAATCTTTAA
- a CDS encoding DUF1080 domain-containing protein: MKKTFTVLTIFSLVFISCKEGKKTETKEDATAKVETTEEPKKEADWQVLFDGKNFDSWHMYNGGEVSEAWSIEGDAMVLTPGDKAGNIVSNDEYKNFMLSLEWKISEGGNSGIFWGVQEDKKFKEPYQTGPEIQVLDNERHPDAKAGTTHQAGALYDMIAPSEDVTKPAGEWNTCILKIDHASNHGEVTLNGTKIVEFPVHGDKWKEMIANSKFKDWEGFGTFEKGKIGLQYHGDKVAFRNIKIKELN, translated from the coding sequence ATGAAAAAAACATTCACCGTTTTAACTATATTTTCTTTGGTTTTTATCTCTTGTAAGGAAGGTAAAAAAACTGAAACTAAAGAAGATGCTACGGCAAAAGTGGAAACAACTGAAGAACCTAAGAAAGAAGCCGATTGGCAAGTGCTTTTTGACGGAAAGAACTTTGATTCTTGGCATATGTATAACGGTGGGGAAGTCTCCGAGGCTTGGTCTATTGAAGGTGATGCTATGGTTTTAACACCCGGGGATAAAGCGGGAAACATTGTCTCTAATGATGAATACAAAAATTTTATGCTTTCGTTGGAATGGAAAATTTCTGAAGGAGGTAACAGCGGTATTTTCTGGGGAGTTCAAGAAGACAAAAAGTTTAAGGAGCCTTACCAAACCGGGCCCGAAATTCAGGTTTTAGACAACGAAAGGCATCCAGATGCCAAAGCCGGTACTACCCATCAAGCAGGTGCACTATACGATATGATCGCACCAAGTGAAGATGTTACCAAACCTGCTGGGGAATGGAATACCTGTATCCTTAAAATTGATCATGCATCCAATCATGGAGAAGTAACTTTAAACGGAACCAAGATTGTTGAATTCCCTGTTCATGGCGATAAGTGGAAAGAAATGATTGCTAATTCCAAATTTAAGGATTGGGAAGGATTTGGAACTTTTGAAAAAGGAAAGATCGGACTCCAATACCACGGCGACAAGGTAGCATTCAGAAATATAAAAATTAAAGAACTTAATTAA
- a CDS encoding DUF1080 domain-containing protein — MINKTFTGILLAVALMACNTTPKEEPQEEVAKDSIASPEVITYPEYSGKEPTKPEETEFYKPVPPTVDPNGKNGAPSDAIVLFDGSNLDHWISSIDSTEAQWTLNKDGSMTVKNKAGDIQTKQNFGSVQLHVEWKSPAEIQGEGQSRANSGVFLQNRYEVQVLDNNDNDTYTNGQVGSIYKQGAPLAKASAPTGEWNTYDIIYHAPEFNDEGGKIKSATVTVLHNGVLIQDHTEIKGTTPYIGWPKNEPHGKGPIKLQDHGDNSRVSYRNIWVRELE; from the coding sequence ATGATAAACAAAACTTTTACAGGGATTTTATTGGCAGTAGCCTTAATGGCCTGCAACACTACTCCAAAAGAAGAACCTCAAGAAGAAGTGGCTAAAGATTCCATCGCATCGCCCGAGGTTATAACATATCCAGAATACAGCGGAAAAGAACCTACAAAGCCAGAAGAAACCGAATTCTATAAACCAGTGCCTCCCACGGTAGATCCAAATGGTAAAAACGGAGCTCCCAGCGATGCAATTGTGCTATTCGACGGAAGCAACCTCGATCATTGGATAAGCAGTATAGATAGCACAGAAGCACAATGGACGCTAAACAAAGACGGAAGCATGACGGTTAAAAATAAAGCAGGGGACATACAAACCAAACAGAATTTTGGTAGTGTGCAGTTGCACGTGGAGTGGAAATCTCCGGCTGAAATTCAAGGCGAAGGCCAAAGCCGAGCCAACAGTGGTGTTTTTCTTCAAAATAGGTATGAAGTTCAAGTGCTGGACAACAACGATAATGACACTTACACCAATGGGCAAGTGGGTTCTATCTATAAACAAGGTGCTCCGTTGGCAAAAGCATCAGCTCCAACGGGAGAATGGAACACCTACGACATTATTTACCACGCGCCAGAATTTAACGACGAAGGCGGTAAGATAAAATCTGCTACGGTTACTGTTCTTCACAATGGAGTGCTTATTCAAGACCACACCGAAATAAAGGGAACAACGCCTTATATTGGTTGGCCTAAAAACGAACCTCATGGAAAAGGTCCTATTAAACTACAAGATCACGGAGATAATAGCCGTGTAAGCTATAGAAATATTTGGGTGAGGGAACTCGAATAA
- a CDS encoding sulfatase yields the protein MNFIVIFADDLGYGDLSTYGHPSIRTTHLDQMAVEGQKWTNFYVGASVCTPSRAALLTGRLPIRSGMASNKERVLFPDSDHGLPSEEITIAEQLKKADYATACIGKWHLGHHKEYLPTSNGFDYYFGIPYSNDMNFVGNIASEEERYNIKGGGQKTKPELFNVPLMRNEEIIEFPADQTTITKRYTEEALSFIKKNSSKPFFLYLAHNLPHVPLFASEDFLGKSDRGLYGDVVEEIDHGVDEILNLLKKQGIAENTIVVFTSDNGPWLSYDEKGGSAGLLRAGKGTTWEGGMREPCIFWSPTNIKPGVIHDLGTTMDLFPTFSTIAGISIPNDREMDGVDLSNTLFKKESSPREIVYYYRGTDLYAVRKGDYKVHFVTEGAYGQFGGKEVHNPPLLFNLNEDPSEKYNIAAEQPTIIEKIQEEIEEHKATMVPGKDQLKDRSGK from the coding sequence ATGAATTTTATAGTAATCTTTGCTGATGATTTGGGCTATGGAGATCTTAGCACATATGGGCATCCTTCCATTAGGACTACGCATCTAGATCAAATGGCCGTCGAAGGTCAAAAATGGACCAACTTTTACGTGGGAGCCAGTGTTTGCACGCCAAGTCGGGCGGCTTTGTTGACGGGGCGATTGCCCATTAGAAGTGGTATGGCCAGTAATAAAGAACGGGTTCTCTTTCCAGATTCCGATCACGGACTGCCTTCCGAAGAAATTACCATTGCCGAACAACTTAAAAAGGCAGATTATGCCACTGCTTGTATAGGGAAATGGCACCTAGGGCATCATAAAGAATACTTGCCCACGAGTAATGGATTCGATTATTATTTTGGGATTCCGTATTCCAACGATATGAATTTTGTAGGGAATATTGCTTCGGAAGAAGAAAGGTATAATATTAAAGGAGGTGGTCAAAAAACTAAACCCGAATTATTTAATGTCCCATTGATGCGGAATGAAGAGATTATAGAGTTCCCGGCAGATCAAACAACAATTACCAAACGATACACAGAGGAAGCCCTTTCGTTCATCAAAAAAAATAGCTCAAAACCGTTCTTTTTATATCTGGCTCATAATTTGCCTCATGTGCCCCTTTTTGCTTCCGAAGACTTTTTAGGGAAAAGCGACCGTGGTTTATATGGCGATGTGGTAGAAGAAATTGATCATGGAGTGGATGAAATTTTAAACCTACTTAAAAAACAGGGCATCGCAGAAAATACAATTGTTGTTTTTACTTCAGATAACGGACCTTGGCTTTCATACGATGAAAAAGGAGGTAGTGCCGGTTTGCTAAGGGCTGGAAAAGGAACTACTTGGGAAGGCGGGATGAGGGAACCTTGTATTTTTTGGTCACCCACGAATATTAAGCCAGGTGTTATACACGATTTAGGGACTACTATGGATTTGTTTCCAACATTTAGTACCATTGCTGGTATTTCGATACCTAACGACCGGGAAATGGATGGTGTAGACCTCTCCAATACTCTATTTAAGAAAGAGTCATCCCCAAGGGAAATCGTTTATTATTATCGGGGAACCGATTTGTATGCCGTGCGTAAGGGGGATTACAAGGTTCATTTTGTAACCGAAGGGGCCTATGGCCAGTTTGGAGGTAAGGAAGTTCACAACCCGCCATTATTATTCAATTTAAATGAAGACCCTTCAGAAAAATATAATATTGCGGCTGAACAGCCAACTATCATTGAAAAAATACAAGAAGAAATTGAAGAACATAAAGCCACGATGGTACCTGGAAAAGATCAACTCAAAGATAGGAGCGGTAAATAA